From Acidisoma sp. PAMC 29798, one genomic window encodes:
- a CDS encoding ABC transporter permease: protein MVATSGSIDTSTRRGTALRGLFAKSWAGVAMLLIFYAALIVIFTSLSKWFLSFSNIASIGTNMAFIGLMAAAGTPLIISGGLDLSVAAVAGMAGVVVALLYGIGVNIWIACLAAIAVGSIIGLANGLLVTRGGLNPFIVTLGSMSIITGLSLVLTGGLTQPLLDDSFGWIGSGAIAGIPFPLILMVVVFIGFWWLLAWTPFGRRIYAVGGNPDASRLLGLPVERLQLVLYVVSGAFGALGGVVLAAMLGAAAPDAAGQSLLTVIAAIILGGTSLFGGRGSAWGTLLAVLILGTLNNGLTLLNVSSFWQQVTRGVVLLLAVGLDQVRVRMQSR from the coding sequence ATGGTTGCAACCTCCGGCTCGATCGATACCTCCACCCGCCGCGGAACCGCCCTGCGCGGCCTCTTTGCTAAGTCATGGGCCGGGGTCGCGATGTTGCTGATCTTCTATGCCGCGCTGATAGTGATCTTTACCAGCTTGTCGAAATGGTTCCTCAGCTTCAGCAATATTGCCAGCATCGGCACCAATATGGCCTTCATCGGCCTGATGGCGGCGGCCGGCACTCCGCTGATCATTTCCGGCGGTCTTGACCTTTCGGTCGCGGCGGTCGCGGGCATGGCGGGCGTTGTCGTCGCGCTGCTCTATGGTATCGGCGTCAATATCTGGATCGCCTGTCTCGCCGCCATCGCGGTGGGGTCGATCATCGGCCTCGCCAACGGGCTTCTGGTAACGCGCGGCGGCCTCAACCCCTTTATCGTCACCCTGGGCTCGATGAGCATCATCACCGGCCTGTCGCTGGTGCTGACGGGTGGCCTGACGCAGCCGCTGCTGGATGACAGCTTCGGCTGGATCGGATCTGGCGCCATCGCGGGCATCCCCTTCCCGCTCATCCTCATGGTCGTGGTCTTCATCGGTTTCTGGTGGCTGCTCGCCTGGACCCCCTTCGGCCGGCGCATCTATGCCGTCGGCGGCAACCCTGATGCCAGCCGCCTGTTGGGCCTTCCCGTGGAGCGGCTGCAACTCGTCCTCTATGTGGTCTCGGGCGCCTTCGGTGCGCTCGGCGGGGTCGTGCTGGCGGCCATGCTGGGCGCTGCCGCGCCCGATGCAGCTGGCCAGTCCCTGCTGACGGTGATTGCGGCGATCATCCTCGGGGGCACCAGCCTGTTCGGCGGCCGCGGCAGCGCCTGGGGCACCTTGCTCGCCGTGCTCATTCTGGGGACGCTGAACAATGGCCTCACACTCCTGAATGTCAGCAGCTTCTGGCAGCAGGTGACGCGCGGCGTGGTTCTGCTTCTGGCCGTGGGCCTCGACCAGGTCCGCGTCCGCATGCAGTCACGGTGA
- a CDS encoding sugar ABC transporter substrate-binding protein: protein MTTRRHFIHGATAFGATMVAGTALSKAADFPGFDFANVGPTAPSADTLKQMVAAALAKTKPSNGSRYLFGYTMWGGSSPFSQLNRQGIQSLCDAAGIDLVVADNVWDPQRNVANAQTFALRHVDFVINSLLDIHFAEAVKRPLDRAGVPIISLDIPIPGTEWVGVNNASAGFRSGTYLAQSAIAKWGQAVAMQANVIVASFRAVGPNGILRNMSEEAGIRSVLKGLPDAQVIWLDMTGTADSGFERMNSVLGRLDPSKPILLTSFSDEQLAGALRAVSVAGRNDKTLACGMGGERLDVIATDPSFIGTVSFFPQDYANAAVPAALAILAGVPVPKSVFAYSELVRPDTVCKIDPKLPCRPRPSWQSDDAAVDPDAYKAYVTGLYKNPEFANFRMLLPDVPS from the coding sequence ATGACGACGCGCCGCCACTTCATCCATGGTGCCACCGCCTTCGGCGCCACCATGGTCGCGGGGACCGCCTTATCCAAAGCTGCCGACTTCCCAGGTTTCGACTTCGCCAATGTCGGGCCCACGGCGCCTTCGGCCGACACCCTGAAGCAGATGGTCGCGGCCGCCCTGGCCAAGACAAAGCCGAGCAACGGCAGCCGCTACCTGTTCGGCTATACGATGTGGGGTGGCTCATCGCCCTTCTCTCAGCTCAACCGTCAGGGCATCCAATCCCTCTGTGACGCCGCCGGGATTGATCTTGTGGTCGCCGACAACGTCTGGGACCCACAGCGCAACGTCGCGAATGCACAGACCTTCGCCCTCCGTCATGTCGATTTCGTCATCAACAGCCTGCTCGACATCCATTTCGCGGAAGCAGTCAAACGCCCCCTCGACCGTGCGGGCGTTCCGATCATTTCCCTCGATATCCCGATCCCCGGCACGGAATGGGTCGGTGTCAATAATGCCTCGGCCGGATTCCGCTCGGGCACCTATCTCGCGCAATCGGCCATTGCCAAATGGGGCCAGGCGGTCGCCATGCAGGCCAACGTCATCGTCGCCTCCTTCCGGGCCGTGGGTCCCAATGGTATTCTGCGCAACATGTCCGAGGAAGCTGGCATCCGCTCGGTGCTTAAGGGCTTGCCGGACGCTCAGGTCATCTGGCTGGACATGACGGGCACGGCCGACAGTGGCTTCGAGCGGATGAACAGTGTCCTCGGGAGGCTCGATCCGTCGAAGCCTATCCTGCTGACGTCCTTTAGCGACGAGCAGCTGGCTGGCGCGTTGCGGGCCGTCTCCGTTGCTGGGCGCAACGACAAGACACTGGCCTGCGGCATGGGCGGCGAGCGACTGGACGTGATCGCGACCGACCCATCCTTCATCGGCACCGTCTCGTTCTTTCCGCAGGATTATGCCAATGCCGCTGTGCCGGCGGCACTCGCCATCCTTGCGGGCGTGCCGGTGCCCAAGAGCGTTTTCGCCTATAGTGAGCTAGTCCGTCCCGACACGGTTTGCAAAATTGATCCCAAGCTGCCGTGCCGTCCCCGTCCAAGCTGGCAATCTGACGATGCGGCCGTCGATCCTGACGCTTACAAAGCCTATGTCACCGGCCTGTACAAGAATCCAGAATTCGCGAACTTTCGTATGCTACTGCCGGACGTGCCAAGTTGA
- a CDS encoding SDR family NAD(P)-dependent oxidoreductase, with amino-acid sequence MLLAGKSVIVTGASRGIGRAIAIACGEHGADVALNYWRDNDATYDKRGAADDVAEAIRALGRRVISVEGDVADPATGKGLVAATVSAFGRVDVLASNAGICPFHSFIDLPPEMLKRTLSVNLEGAFYVTQAAALQMKLQGDGGAIIATSSISALVGGGMQTHYTPTKAGVHSLMQSCAIALGPYGIRCNSVLPGAIETDLNREDINDPEKAAYFAKRIPLGRVGQPDDVAGCVVFLASDLARYVTGAALLVDGGMFVNLQ; translated from the coding sequence ATGCTGCTCGCCGGGAAATCCGTCATCGTCACGGGGGCGTCCCGTGGCATCGGCCGTGCCATCGCAATCGCCTGTGGCGAGCATGGCGCAGACGTCGCCTTGAACTACTGGCGCGACAACGACGCGACATATGACAAGCGGGGCGCCGCGGACGACGTCGCCGAGGCCATTCGCGCGCTCGGCCGCCGGGTGATCTCCGTCGAAGGCGACGTCGCCGATCCTGCAACCGGCAAGGGGCTGGTTGCGGCGACGGTGAGTGCCTTCGGGCGCGTCGACGTGCTGGCCAGTAACGCGGGCATCTGCCCGTTTCACAGCTTCATCGACCTGCCCCCCGAGATGCTAAAACGGACCTTGAGCGTCAACCTCGAAGGCGCATTCTATGTCACCCAGGCAGCCGCCCTCCAGATGAAGCTCCAGGGCGACGGGGGCGCCATCATCGCCACAAGTTCCATCAGCGCCCTCGTCGGCGGCGGGATGCAAACGCATTACACGCCGACCAAAGCCGGCGTGCATTCGCTGATGCAATCCTGCGCGATCGCCCTCGGTCCATACGGCATCCGCTGCAACTCCGTCCTGCCTGGCGCGATTGAGACCGACCTCAACCGGGAGGACATCAACGACCCCGAGAAGGCCGCCTATTTCGCAAAACGTATTCCGCTTGGCCGTGTGGGCCAGCCGGACGATGTCGCAGGTTGCGTCGTCTTCCTGGCATCCGATCTCGCCCGCTACGTCACCGGCGCCGCTCTTCTCGTGGATGGCGGCATGTTCGTGAACCTTCAATAA
- a CDS encoding sugar ABC transporter ATP-binding protein has translation MQSAAVVPRLEMIGIDKAFSTVRVLRGVDFAVGAGEVVALLGSNGAGKSTLMKVLSGVNTRDAGEIRIDGQPVAINGPEDAIRAGIRLLPQELSVHPDMTVAENVSMGDMPVRKCLGISIIDRRTMRSRAETLLGRLGMTGIDPARLVGTLSLSQQRVIEIARALAGDARILIMDEPTAALAEAEAEILFDVIETLASQGVSIIYISHYLDEVFRLSQRIVVLRDGIVAGNFTTVVSSHDNVLQAMLGNTLGALFPPKTTEATHRPVLSVEGLTLPNWLDDISFTVGTGEILGVFGLIGSGIERIGRALYGAEQGVRLNAATLQGRAFRPRSPHASVQAGLGFVAAERKREGLIGILTVRDNTTITFLNRFVRGPHVDHKAETRETTRWIDALGIRTKGPEQEIRFLSGGNQQKVCLARWMLGDVRVLILEEPTRGVDLGARREIYAQIRKLAADGLGLLVISSDAEEVAGLVDRTLILNDGRVTAVLDPEADAATILAAASQTTTV, from the coding sequence ATGCAGAGCGCAGCGGTCGTGCCTCGGCTGGAAATGATTGGTATCGATAAGGCGTTCTCAACGGTGCGTGTGCTGCGCGGGGTCGACTTCGCTGTCGGGGCTGGCGAGGTCGTGGCCTTGCTCGGCTCCAACGGTGCCGGCAAGTCCACGCTTATGAAGGTGCTGAGCGGCGTCAACACCCGCGACGCCGGGGAGATCCGTATCGACGGCCAGCCGGTTGCGATCAACGGGCCGGAAGATGCGATCAGGGCCGGTATTCGTCTACTGCCGCAGGAGTTGTCGGTTCATCCCGATATGACGGTCGCAGAGAATGTGTCCATGGGCGACATGCCCGTGCGCAAGTGCCTGGGCATATCGATCATAGACCGCCGCACGATGCGCAGCCGCGCCGAAACTCTTCTCGGGCGGCTTGGCATGACCGGCATCGACCCCGCTCGCCTTGTTGGGACGCTCAGCCTGTCGCAGCAACGGGTCATCGAGATTGCCCGCGCCCTGGCCGGGGACGCGCGCATATTGATCATGGACGAGCCAACAGCCGCCCTGGCGGAAGCTGAAGCCGAGATTCTCTTCGACGTCATCGAGACGCTGGCTAGCCAGGGCGTTTCGATCATCTACATATCGCATTATCTGGACGAGGTCTTTCGCCTATCGCAGCGTATTGTCGTCCTGAGAGACGGCATTGTCGCGGGCAACTTCACGACAGTAGTCTCGTCGCATGACAACGTGCTGCAAGCCATGCTGGGCAATACGCTCGGCGCGCTGTTTCCGCCCAAGACGACTGAGGCAACACACAGACCGGTTCTCAGCGTCGAGGGCCTCACGCTGCCCAACTGGCTTGACGACATCAGCTTTACGGTCGGGACCGGCGAAATCCTGGGCGTCTTCGGCCTCATCGGCTCCGGCATCGAGCGGATCGGTCGTGCACTGTACGGTGCGGAGCAAGGGGTCCGTCTCAATGCCGCAACCTTGCAAGGCCGCGCCTTCCGGCCCCGCAGCCCGCATGCGAGCGTTCAAGCCGGCCTCGGCTTCGTCGCGGCGGAACGCAAGCGAGAAGGCCTGATCGGCATTCTGACGGTGCGCGACAATACGACCATCACCTTCCTCAACCGTTTCGTGCGCGGTCCTCATGTCGATCACAAAGCCGAGACGCGGGAAACGACACGATGGATCGACGCTCTGGGTATACGCACTAAGGGTCCGGAACAGGAGATCCGCTTCCTGTCCGGTGGAAACCAGCAGAAGGTCTGTCTCGCCCGCTGGATGCTGGGCGACGTTCGTGTGCTGATTCTGGAAGAACCAACACGAGGCGTGGATCTCGGCGCGCGGCGGGAGATTTATGCCCAAATCCGAAAGCTTGCCGCAGACGGGCTAGGGCTTCTCGTCATTTCCTCGGATGCAGAGGAGGTCGCAGGGCTTGTGGACCGTACGCTCATCCTCAATGACGGGCGCGTCACCGCCGTCCTCGACCCCGAGGCCGACGCAGCCACCATTCTGGCAGCGGCCAGCCAAACCACCACCGTTTGA